A window of the Cystobacter fuscus genome harbors these coding sequences:
- a CDS encoding endonuclease/exonuclease/phosphatase family protein, translated as MRRLRPLLLLMPLLAGCEWVADPLSFTREEVPRFKAHADHPAPVDNPTSLKVMAWNVKYGACRIDFWFDFWGDRVQMSSTEVTDCLTRVAALIREYDPDILMTEEIEVDSKRSAYIDQVRFLLENTNLRYAGYMSTWKARYVPSEGVGRMDLGNAILSRYPILKAERIRQEDRTDQDPLTSTFYIKRAIGRVEVDVGQGRRIAAYVVHTEAYDQDGTKQKQIQQIHDVLKAETLPWVIGGDFNELPPVCDERAAAGTPESCEGKLRLSGFLDERESSKGTDFEQPPYTPSVMKQYYDDFEPSIPLSRYGVGEANQRRYFTHSVLGPDSMNDQGVPGYWNRTLDYLFIRKGEQWTDTDVIQGPGPFGIQSDALRLSDHAPVVGTWRLP; from the coding sequence ATGAGACGACTCCGCCCGCTGCTCCTCCTGATGCCTCTGCTGGCCGGCTGTGAATGGGTGGCCGACCCGCTGTCCTTCACCCGGGAAGAAGTCCCCCGCTTCAAGGCCCACGCGGACCACCCCGCGCCGGTGGACAACCCCACGTCCCTCAAGGTGATGGCGTGGAACGTGAAGTACGGCGCCTGCCGCATCGACTTCTGGTTCGACTTCTGGGGCGACCGTGTCCAGATGTCCTCCACCGAGGTGACGGACTGCCTCACCCGGGTCGCGGCGCTCATCCGCGAGTACGACCCGGACATCCTCATGACGGAGGAGATCGAGGTCGACTCCAAGCGCAGCGCCTACATCGATCAGGTGCGCTTCCTGCTGGAGAACACGAACCTGCGCTACGCGGGCTACATGTCCACCTGGAAGGCGCGCTACGTGCCGTCCGAGGGCGTGGGCCGCATGGACCTGGGCAACGCCATCCTCTCGCGCTACCCCATCCTCAAGGCCGAGCGCATCCGCCAGGAGGATCGCACGGATCAGGATCCGCTCACGTCGACCTTCTACATCAAGCGCGCCATCGGCCGGGTGGAGGTGGACGTGGGCCAGGGCCGGAGGATCGCCGCCTACGTGGTGCACACCGAGGCGTATGACCAGGACGGCACCAAGCAGAAGCAGATCCAGCAGATCCACGACGTCCTGAAGGCGGAGACGCTGCCCTGGGTCATCGGAGGCGACTTCAACGAGCTGCCGCCCGTGTGCGACGAGCGCGCGGCCGCGGGCACTCCCGAGTCCTGTGAGGGCAAGCTGCGGCTGAGTGGCTTCCTCGACGAGCGCGAGAGCAGCAAGGGCACCGATTTCGAGCAGCCGCCCTACACGCCCAGCGTCATGAAGCAGTACTACGACGACTTCGAACCCTCCATTCCCCTCTCCCGCTACGGCGTGGGCGAGGCGAACCAGCGGCGCTACTTCACGCACTCGGTCCTCGGCCCGGACAGCATGAACGACCAGGGTGTGCCCGGGTACTGGAACCGCACGCTGGACTACCTCTTCATCCGCAAGGGCGAGCAGTGGACGGATACCGACGTCATCCAGGGGCCTGGCCCGTTTGGCATCCAGAGCGACGCGCTCCGGCTGTCGGATCACGCCCCCGTCGTCGGAACCTGGAGGCTGCCATGA
- a CDS encoding ThiF family adenylyltransferase, with the protein MESLLLTDGGRREFLRGLIRMDGYEIGVRVELPPTFPLCLAKVFIDSISPRVERRPHILTDGRLCIEAESDLLLDVHDPWGILRETLVRAHRLLHQILTGDRAAEFARELISYWKGSPRGLPVPCFVAPDDRPRLTKALYFEELLLAVADDPREPARFSPDFSRLPPCTLRNAIYIPIDPLAGDPAFHPDKLATLSELRKYVRALPSRDGRVLDKLLGRSGKHSPLVILGVRRPEGERALVGIQFHDTRGGHPLAHEGNGGSVEKIELQRRDAPFLASRGGADPHLRGRKVLLAGCGAVGGYLAMALARAGVGSLTLVDGDVFELANTYRHVCGIARNGMPKVFGLRQEIERLVPYITVSPYQQRLEAFLHERPQTLDSHDLVIAALGNPTIELELNRRIWSSHRNAPALFCWLEPLGLGGHALLTHGRASQSPARGCLECLYDHPVRGAALENLAAFAKPGEAYTRDSFGCGGRYLPFGDLDAQNTAQLTARLALRVLRGEVEGAPLQSWKGDARAFLQAGYEVTSRYESQTGAFAETLAYIRPDCAVCQT; encoded by the coding sequence ATGGAATCCCTCCTCTTGACGGATGGAGGGCGCCGGGAGTTCCTCCGGGGCCTCATCCGCATGGATGGGTATGAGATTGGGGTTCGAGTCGAGCTGCCGCCGACCTTTCCATTGTGCCTGGCCAAGGTCTTCATCGACAGCATCTCGCCTCGGGTGGAGCGCCGTCCCCACATCCTGACGGATGGCAGGCTCTGCATTGAAGCGGAGTCCGACCTCCTTCTGGATGTACACGATCCCTGGGGAATCCTCCGCGAGACACTCGTGCGGGCGCATCGCCTTCTCCATCAGATTCTCACCGGAGACCGCGCGGCGGAGTTCGCACGAGAACTCATCTCCTACTGGAAGGGCTCGCCCCGCGGACTTCCAGTGCCATGTTTCGTGGCTCCAGATGATCGGCCGCGCCTGACGAAGGCTCTTTATTTCGAAGAGCTCCTGCTCGCCGTGGCGGACGATCCCCGGGAACCGGCCCGCTTCTCGCCAGACTTCTCACGATTACCACCGTGCACGCTGCGGAACGCGATCTACATCCCCATCGACCCGCTCGCCGGGGATCCCGCCTTCCATCCGGACAAGCTCGCGACCCTGAGTGAACTCCGAAAGTACGTACGTGCCCTGCCGTCGAGGGATGGGCGTGTGCTGGACAAGCTCCTGGGTCGTAGCGGCAAACACTCCCCGCTGGTCATCCTGGGGGTGCGGCGTCCGGAAGGCGAGCGGGCGCTCGTTGGCATCCAGTTCCATGACACACGAGGTGGACATCCATTGGCCCATGAAGGAAACGGCGGGAGTGTCGAGAAGATTGAGTTGCAGCGCAGGGATGCGCCCTTCCTGGCGTCCAGGGGTGGGGCGGATCCCCACCTGCGCGGGCGCAAGGTCCTGCTCGCCGGGTGTGGCGCGGTGGGCGGATACCTGGCGATGGCACTGGCTCGAGCCGGTGTGGGCTCGCTGACCCTGGTGGACGGGGACGTTTTCGAGCTGGCGAATACGTACCGCCACGTCTGTGGAATCGCTCGGAATGGCATGCCCAAGGTGTTTGGACTCAGACAGGAGATCGAGCGGCTCGTTCCCTACATCACCGTGAGCCCCTACCAGCAGCGGCTCGAAGCGTTCCTCCATGAGCGACCACAGACGTTGGACTCACATGACCTGGTGATCGCCGCTCTGGGCAATCCCACCATCGAACTCGAGCTGAACCGGAGGATCTGGTCATCCCACCGGAACGCTCCCGCCCTGTTCTGCTGGTTGGAACCCCTGGGGTTGGGAGGGCACGCCCTGCTGACCCATGGCCGAGCTTCACAGAGCCCGGCGAGAGGGTGTCTGGAGTGCCTGTACGACCACCCCGTCCGGGGCGCGGCCCTGGAGAACCTGGCGGCATTCGCGAAGCCGGGCGAGGCATACACCCGAGACTCGTTCGGTTGTGGAGGCCGGTATTTGCCCTTTGGGGATCTCGACGCGCAGAACACCGCGCAGCTCACCGCCCGTCTCGCCCTGAGGGTGCTTCGGGGAGAGGTGGAGGGTGCTCCCCTGCAGTCATGGAAGGGAGATGCACGTGCCTTTCTCCAGGCGGGGTACGAAGTCACCTCCCGTTACGAGTCCCAGACCGGAGCCTTCGCGGAAACACTCGCGTACATCCGCCCGGATTGCGCCGTATGTCAGACGTGA
- a CDS encoding protein kinase domain-containing protein translates to MFAGRYTLLRTLGRGGMGTVYQARDSLVGDLVALKMLQLGEHAGPEALERFRREVRLARRITHPHVARMHDLGTHEGQAFLTMEYVQGEDLRSRLARERTLSAPHGARIALAVCEGLAAAHAAGVVHRDLKPANVLLESEGRVVLTDFGIARALAREAASSTQGAIGTPLYMAPEQVAGEPVDARADLYAVGLLLYEMLTGQMPFGSDEPWAVAMARLRQPAPDLRQHPGIPAPLAELVNHCLARAPEERPASASEIARRLHDWLASEGQLAEPQYTCPEPTVQQWPSVSGPPTPRATPRSAHTPVTRGVAILPLRYQGPRESEFLAEALTDSLIDQLARARGFRVLGSGVTARFRDTRDPRTVASELKVELVVDGTMQSAGKAVRVAIRLLEARSGTQLWNDRFEFPSTDVFELQDKLAPRISEHLRVEGVLSTWSTSLSPEVLALYRQANQQLYSSFWSLNEGPLAMINACLELAPDFPPALALHAVASARTWFMGTRNASDNLGQTARDSIERALHLAPDMVETHLARAMLAAQENDWRQTVRGVRKALDIAPYHAPSMLYLGNMQCESGQADEGLVRLRLAHELSPSLTMSLYEFARCSALRGRMEDYHWAVERLAASPPHHSATAALRLRVAAWNRDLEELRRHRDSVTGGGHPISHLVSLYTAAMLGELPVSEVAAQVDQRLLQDNSPRFVSLLCQLTAEVLCLCGEPDKALGYFQRAADTVLIDLEWIEHCPALEPLRALPGFMEGRRKVRARVEAIWAG, encoded by the coding sequence TTGTTCGCCGGACGCTACACACTCCTGCGGACGCTGGGCCGGGGAGGCATGGGCACGGTGTACCAGGCACGAGACAGCCTGGTGGGCGACCTCGTGGCGCTCAAGATGCTGCAACTCGGCGAGCACGCGGGCCCGGAGGCGCTGGAGCGCTTCCGCCGCGAGGTCCGGCTCGCCCGCCGCATCACCCACCCCCACGTGGCGCGGATGCACGACCTGGGCACCCACGAGGGCCAGGCCTTCCTCACCATGGAGTACGTCCAGGGCGAGGACCTCCGCTCGCGGCTCGCCCGTGAGCGCACGCTGAGTGCACCCCACGGCGCGCGCATCGCCCTCGCCGTCTGCGAGGGGCTCGCCGCGGCCCATGCCGCCGGCGTGGTGCACCGCGACCTCAAGCCCGCCAACGTCCTGCTGGAGTCCGAGGGACGCGTCGTGCTCACCGACTTCGGCATCGCCCGCGCACTGGCCCGGGAGGCCGCCTCGAGCACCCAGGGCGCCATCGGCACGCCGCTGTACATGGCGCCGGAGCAGGTGGCGGGAGAGCCGGTGGATGCCCGCGCGGACCTCTACGCCGTGGGCCTGCTGCTCTACGAGATGCTCACGGGCCAGATGCCCTTCGGCTCGGACGAGCCCTGGGCGGTCGCCATGGCCCGCCTGCGCCAGCCAGCGCCCGATCTGCGCCAGCACCCGGGCATCCCCGCGCCGCTCGCCGAGCTGGTGAACCACTGCCTGGCGCGAGCCCCCGAGGAGCGTCCCGCGAGCGCGAGCGAGATCGCGCGGAGGCTGCACGATTGGCTCGCCAGCGAGGGACAGCTCGCCGAGCCGCAGTACACCTGCCCCGAGCCCACCGTGCAGCAGTGGCCCTCCGTGTCCGGCCCGCCCACGCCTCGTGCCACGCCCCGCTCCGCCCACACCCCGGTGACGCGAGGCGTGGCCATCCTGCCCCTGCGCTACCAGGGCCCTCGCGAGTCCGAGTTCCTCGCGGAAGCACTGACCGACTCCCTCATCGATCAGCTCGCGCGCGCGCGGGGCTTCCGGGTGCTCGGCAGCGGGGTGACGGCGCGCTTTCGCGACACGCGCGACCCGCGCACCGTGGCAAGCGAGCTGAAGGTGGAGCTGGTGGTGGATGGGACGATGCAGAGCGCGGGCAAGGCGGTGCGTGTCGCCATCCGGCTGCTCGAGGCGCGCTCGGGGACGCAGCTGTGGAACGACCGGTTCGAGTTCCCCTCCACGGATGTGTTCGAGCTCCAGGACAAGCTGGCGCCCCGCATCTCCGAGCATCTCCGGGTGGAGGGGGTGCTCTCCACCTGGAGCACGAGCCTGTCCCCCGAGGTGCTGGCGCTCTACCGCCAGGCGAACCAGCAGCTCTACAGCTCGTTCTGGTCCCTGAACGAGGGACCCCTGGCGATGATCAACGCGTGCCTGGAGCTGGCACCGGACTTCCCGCCCGCCCTGGCGCTGCACGCCGTCGCCAGCGCGCGCACGTGGTTCATGGGGACGAGAAACGCCAGCGACAACCTGGGTCAGACCGCTCGCGACAGCATCGAGCGGGCACTGCACCTGGCGCCCGACATGGTGGAGACCCACCTGGCGCGGGCGATGCTCGCGGCGCAGGAGAATGACTGGCGCCAGACGGTGCGCGGCGTGCGCAAGGCGCTGGACATCGCGCCCTACCATGCGCCGTCGATGCTGTACCTGGGCAACATGCAGTGCGAGTCGGGCCAGGCGGACGAGGGGCTCGTGCGCTTGCGGCTCGCCCACGAGCTGTCCCCCTCCCTGACGATGTCGCTCTACGAGTTCGCCCGCTGCAGCGCGCTGCGCGGACGGATGGAGGACTACCACTGGGCGGTGGAACGGCTGGCGGCCTCGCCTCCCCACCATTCCGCGACGGCGGCCTTGCGGCTGCGCGTCGCCGCGTGGAACCGGGACCTGGAGGAGCTGCGGCGTCACCGGGATTCCGTCACGGGTGGAGGACATCCCATCTCACACCTGGTGAGCCTCTATACCGCCGCGATGCTGGGCGAGTTGCCCGTCTCCGAGGTCGCGGCCCAGGTGGACCAACGGCTGCTTCAAGACAACAGCCCGCGGTTCGTCTCCCTGCTGTGCCAGCTCACGGCGGAGGTGCTGTGCCTGTGCGGCGAGCCGGACAAGGCCCTGGGCTACTTCCAGCGGGCCGCGGACACGGTGCTCATCGACCTGGAGTGGATCGAACACTGCCCGGCACTCGAGCCCCTGCGGGCGCTGCCGGGTTTCATGGAAGGGCGCCGCAAGGTGCGCGCCCGGGTCGAGGCCATCTGGGCCGGATGA
- a CDS encoding nucleotidyltransferase, with protein MANIQKYFEQFDEDIRLKRFDENQMLREKRDAIHRRLREKFEAMRRAGADIPSFETFNQGSYQMGTGIQPAEGGEYDIDVGLRFNCDQTKYSNPVALKQVVADALEGHTSIPTRMRRSCVTVYYKQNGEQAYHVDLAVYVYAHANSSRLVIAKGEHGSGLGDRKWEESSPQELCDWVENRFSNKEEEAQFLRVIRALKRWKTEKFKTDGQNAPSGIGLTVAAGQWFVPSIKRPFSGPIAFDDRTAMRAFVDRMVREFHLAGHKTDGSSLYRLEVRVPVVPHGDIFERMTSGQMSTFRDRLIQLRDQLDAVEHELDPVDACTRMLKEFGEAFPVPDKSKTGAVRGIATTTSGTSA; from the coding sequence ATGGCCAACATCCAGAAGTATTTCGAGCAGTTCGACGAGGACATCCGGCTCAAACGGTTCGACGAGAACCAGATGCTGCGTGAGAAGCGAGATGCCATCCACCGTCGGCTGCGCGAGAAGTTCGAGGCGATGCGGCGAGCTGGAGCCGACATCCCCTCGTTCGAAACGTTCAATCAGGGCAGCTACCAGATGGGCACGGGCATCCAGCCCGCGGAGGGGGGAGAGTACGACATCGACGTGGGACTGCGCTTCAACTGTGATCAGACGAAATACTCGAATCCGGTCGCGTTGAAGCAAGTGGTGGCGGATGCCCTGGAAGGGCATACCTCCATTCCCACGAGGATGCGGCGCTCTTGCGTCACGGTGTATTACAAGCAGAACGGTGAGCAGGCCTATCACGTCGATCTCGCCGTCTACGTCTACGCGCACGCGAACTCCTCGCGCCTCGTCATCGCCAAGGGCGAGCACGGCTCGGGCCTGGGCGATCGCAAATGGGAGGAGTCCAGTCCCCAGGAACTCTGCGACTGGGTGGAGAACCGGTTCTCCAACAAGGAAGAAGAAGCCCAGTTCCTGAGGGTGATCCGTGCCTTGAAGCGGTGGAAGACGGAGAAGTTCAAGACGGACGGGCAGAACGCGCCGTCGGGAATCGGCCTCACGGTGGCCGCGGGTCAGTGGTTCGTGCCGAGCATCAAACGCCCCTTTTCGGGCCCGATCGCCTTCGATGACCGCACGGCCATGCGGGCTTTCGTCGACCGGATGGTTCGGGAGTTCCATCTGGCGGGGCACAAGACGGACGGCTCTTCACTCTACAGGCTCGAGGTGCGGGTGCCCGTGGTTCCCCACGGTGACATCTTCGAGCGGATGACCTCGGGACAGATGTCGACTTTCCGCGACAGATTGATTCAACTCAGGGACCAGCTCGATGCGGTGGAACACGAGCTGGACCCCGTCGATGCGTGCACGCGGATGCTCAAGGAGTTTGGCGAGGCATTTCCCGTGCCCGACAAGAGCAAGACGGGAGCCGTGCGCGGCATCGCCACGACCACGAGTGGCACGTCCGCTTGA
- a CDS encoding DUF6580 family putative transport protein, with translation MKAWMTEVGMFLMLVALGVAGRLLPHEPNFTPIAATALFSGYFMRHMSFAACVPLASMLISDAVLGVYDYKVMGVVYLCLMAPVLLSAVLKRRLAVTTVGAGAVGSSALFFVGTNFAVWLSSGMYEYSLSGLVSCYVAALPFLRNSLLGDLFWSGMLFGAWALVGAARRSAVARATA, from the coding sequence ATGAAAGCATGGATGACCGAGGTGGGGATGTTCTTGATGTTGGTGGCACTCGGCGTGGCCGGTCGCCTGCTCCCCCATGAGCCCAACTTCACGCCCATCGCCGCGACCGCCCTGTTCTCTGGCTACTTCATGCGGCACATGTCGTTCGCCGCCTGCGTGCCCCTGGCGAGCATGCTCATCAGCGACGCGGTGCTGGGTGTCTACGATTACAAGGTCATGGGCGTGGTCTACCTGTGCCTCATGGCCCCCGTGCTGCTGAGCGCCGTGCTCAAGCGCCGCCTGGCGGTGACCACCGTGGGCGCCGGCGCCGTGGGCTCCTCGGCGCTCTTCTTCGTGGGCACCAACTTCGCCGTCTGGCTGTCCTCCGGCATGTACGAGTACTCCCTCTCGGGGCTCGTGAGCTGCTACGTCGCCGCCCTGCCGTTCCTGCGCAACTCGCTCCTGGGCGATCTCTTCTGGTCCGGGATGCTCTTCGGCGCCTGGGCGCTCGTCGGCGCCGCCCGGCGCTCGGCCGTCGCTCGCGCTACCGCCTGA
- a CDS encoding type 1 glutamine amidotransferase domain-containing protein: protein MKALTAVKILLIVTSHTQLGNTKEPTGFWLEELAAPYAEFTQAGAQVDIASPLGGKPLADPKSEKEPNEATRAFLADAGAKKKLANTLVLEKVKDTYDAYFVVGGHGVMWDLATHTPLHSLLTAAYARGAVVSAVCHGPAALVGVKAPDGKPIVAGKRVAAFTNEEEKAGKLDTVMPFLLETRLREQGARHESGPMWGSFAVRDGNLITGQNPASSVATAREVIAALREKSEKK from the coding sequence ATGAAGGCCCTGACCGCCGTGAAGATCCTGCTGATCGTCACCAGCCACACGCAGCTCGGGAACACCAAGGAGCCCACCGGCTTCTGGCTCGAGGAGCTGGCGGCGCCCTACGCCGAGTTCACCCAGGCGGGCGCGCAGGTGGACATCGCCTCGCCCCTGGGCGGCAAGCCCCTGGCGGACCCCAAGAGCGAGAAGGAGCCCAACGAGGCCACCCGCGCCTTCCTCGCGGACGCCGGAGCGAAGAAGAAGCTCGCGAACACGCTCGTGCTGGAGAAGGTGAAGGACACCTATGACGCCTACTTCGTAGTGGGCGGCCACGGCGTGATGTGGGACCTGGCGACGCACACGCCGCTGCACTCGCTGCTCACGGCGGCGTATGCCCGGGGCGCGGTGGTCTCGGCCGTGTGCCACGGGCCCGCGGCGCTCGTGGGCGTGAAGGCCCCGGATGGCAAGCCCATCGTGGCGGGCAAGCGCGTGGCGGCCTTCACCAACGAGGAGGAGAAGGCGGGGAAGCTCGACACGGTGATGCCCTTCCTCCTGGAGACCCGGCTGCGCGAGCAGGGCGCCCGCCACGAGTCCGGCCCCATGTGGGGTAGCTTCGCGGTGCGTGACGGCAACCTCATCACCGGCCAGAACCCGGCCTCGTCCGTGGCCACCGCGCGCGAGGTCATCGCCGCGCTGCGTGAGAAGAGCGAGAAGAAGTAA
- a CDS encoding SAVED domain-containing protein — MPRTSKVEELSLEFLRKNKTHDPYNFSYEREEYIVMRSYGAPKPAFFPWDDTQLQKDLAGLSALRPNDLAVARIGRRLREFLDTADWAADEEALEKALREKRPVHLTIRSHAAELYYLPWELLPLRVSGTLLGELPDFLLRYQWPGTQSQDAGQDTIRILLACSAAGERVPFAEHREAIEDARSSRAGIISARTELSFLSNANRQSLALALRDPDRPIDVLHLLCHGKQLEGNTCGLVLNSEDREEGPDYLTPSDIRRLVSTIEKPPRLIVLCVCQSSHTGTPAHLLGSIAEAFHRQGIPAVIASRLPLSGTGSILFTKAFYEELLGGSGHLRTALVAARQQLFLQKSLDWASLQLYAREGDDAALDPFRRSTPAPRVLPTRSGELVLLCHEAYDRAYVAPGADDVPALFSNREARKVVIDQTLALKGRNWERLGDEVKWLLSPEGELLQLLTKRDTELVYYGFPYIPLAVLVGFLANTRPVHVVEYDREVERFTWMRDATGSFPPLRKKRSEYATGSVARLRLSISATVNVNDCEEVLPSRDVGLDLHFTVKTPQRGIVRREAQVQAYIQQIRAALDRYVAGNSRIQALHVFASVPVSIAFRLGQALAATGLPACCVYNYGAQELPRYKWRLWLRADPTGSPLVDVF, encoded by the coding sequence ATGCCAAGAACCTCCAAAGTCGAAGAACTCTCCCTCGAATTCCTCCGGAAGAACAAGACGCATGACCCCTACAACTTCTCCTATGAGCGAGAGGAGTATATCGTCATGCGCAGTTACGGCGCTCCCAAACCCGCTTTCTTCCCATGGGATGACACTCAACTCCAAAAGGATCTCGCGGGCTTGAGTGCACTTCGCCCCAATGACCTCGCCGTGGCTCGGATTGGAAGACGCCTTCGTGAGTTCCTGGACACAGCGGATTGGGCTGCGGACGAGGAAGCGCTGGAAAAAGCACTCAGGGAGAAGCGGCCCGTTCATCTGACCATCCGCTCGCATGCCGCCGAATTGTATTATCTACCATGGGAACTCCTGCCTCTGCGCGTCAGTGGAACGCTGCTCGGAGAGCTGCCCGATTTCCTCCTCCGTTATCAATGGCCTGGAACCCAATCCCAGGATGCGGGCCAGGACACCATCCGCATCCTCCTGGCATGCTCCGCCGCGGGTGAGCGCGTACCGTTCGCTGAACATCGCGAAGCGATCGAGGATGCTCGGTCGTCGAGGGCGGGCATCATCTCCGCCAGGACGGAACTCTCATTCCTGTCCAACGCCAACCGTCAGTCCCTGGCGCTGGCATTGCGCGACCCGGATCGTCCCATCGACGTGCTGCACCTGTTGTGCCATGGCAAGCAACTGGAGGGAAACACCTGCGGCCTCGTGCTCAACTCCGAGGACCGGGAGGAGGGGCCGGACTACCTGACTCCATCGGATATCCGGCGGTTGGTTTCGACGATCGAGAAGCCGCCCCGGCTGATCGTCCTGTGCGTATGTCAGAGCAGTCATACGGGAACTCCGGCCCACCTGCTGGGAAGTATCGCGGAGGCGTTTCACCGACAGGGCATCCCCGCCGTCATCGCATCGAGGCTGCCGCTGTCGGGAACGGGTTCCATCCTCTTCACGAAGGCGTTCTACGAGGAATTACTGGGGGGCAGCGGTCATCTGCGCACCGCGTTGGTCGCGGCGCGCCAACAACTGTTCCTGCAAAAATCGCTGGATTGGGCCTCGCTCCAACTCTACGCCCGGGAAGGAGATGACGCGGCACTGGATCCCTTCCGCCGCTCAACGCCAGCCCCTCGGGTGCTTCCCACCCGCAGCGGGGAGCTCGTCCTTCTCTGTCATGAGGCTTATGACAGGGCATATGTCGCGCCCGGGGCCGACGATGTCCCCGCCCTCTTCTCCAACCGCGAGGCCCGAAAGGTCGTCATCGACCAGACGCTCGCGCTCAAGGGCAGGAACTGGGAGCGCTTGGGAGACGAGGTGAAATGGCTGCTATCGCCCGAAGGTGAACTCCTCCAACTCCTCACGAAGCGCGATACCGAACTCGTCTACTACGGCTTTCCCTACATCCCCCTGGCGGTCCTCGTGGGATTCCTGGCCAACACCCGCCCCGTGCATGTGGTCGAGTACGATCGCGAGGTCGAGCGCTTCACCTGGATGCGCGACGCGACGGGGAGTTTTCCTCCCTTGAGGAAGAAGCGGAGTGAGTATGCGACGGGGAGCGTTGCCAGGCTCCGGCTTTCGATCTCCGCGACCGTGAACGTCAACGACTGCGAGGAAGTCCTGCCTTCTCGAGACGTGGGGCTGGATCTTCACTTCACCGTCAAGACGCCACAGAGGGGAATCGTCAGGAGGGAGGCTCAGGTCCAGGCGTACATTCAACAAATCAGAGCGGCGCTCGATCGGTACGTGGCGGGAAACAGCCGCATTCAGGCTCTTCATGTCTTCGCATCCGTCCCCGTCAGCATCGCGTTCCGGCTGGGCCAGGCATTGGCCGCGACGGGTCTGCCCGCCTGCTGCGTGTATAATTACGGAGCCCAGGAGCTTCCTCGGTACAAGTGGCGGCTCTGGCTTCGCGCGGATCCCACGGGTTCACCGCTCGTTGATGTCTTCTGA
- a CDS encoding Mov34/MPN/PAD-1 family protein — translation MKLSVDVFQRLHSFRQVGARQPEAGGILLGRYIVDSEAVVVDEVSSPMPGDRRTRFSFFRHQRAHQWLIEQRWKESEGTCHYLGEWHTHPEATPTPSLVDLSEWRRRLAEDRFEAEFLLFVIVGTQQVRMWEGRRRSGVILPLEEMR, via the coding sequence GTGAAGCTCAGCGTGGATGTCTTCCAGCGCCTGCACTCCTTCCGGCAGGTGGGGGCCCGGCAGCCGGAAGCCGGGGGCATCCTGCTCGGCCGCTACATCGTGGACAGCGAGGCCGTGGTGGTGGATGAGGTGTCGAGCCCGATGCCAGGAGATCGGCGCACGCGCTTCTCCTTCTTCCGACACCAGCGGGCGCACCAGTGGCTCATCGAACAGCGGTGGAAGGAATCGGAGGGCACCTGCCACTACCTCGGCGAGTGGCATACCCACCCGGAGGCCACGCCAACACCGTCCCTCGTGGACCTTTCCGAGTGGCGAAGACGTCTGGCCGAGGATCGCTTCGAGGCGGAGTTCCTCCTGTTCGTCATCGTGGGGACCCAGCAGGTGCGCATGTGGGAGGGCCGCCGCCGTTCGGGCGTCATCCTCCCGTTGGAAGAGATGAGGTAA
- a CDS encoding LysR family transcriptional regulator: MLGNHEALWTLWEVSRAGTHAAAAARLGITPSAVGQQLKALEARVGVALFERVGRRARLTAAGAALVARLGEHLPALDAALEEASEAQRAVRGEVSLGGPWPFFRFWLRPRLPALLERHPDLRLSVRFDVPSLLERRLLAGELDVALVGVPPAAPGLEVRSVGQEEFVAVASPAHVRRWGTPRTAREFAAQRFIAFDADLAMLGPWWRAAFGAREPLPTHVVCRIANLDEMLALAEAGSGIAVLPDYLVEPAIRAGRVVVLAPESGRRSSRRPRGTLWVAWRRAAAPTARFLAVRDWLLEGTPGA; this comes from the coding sequence ATGCTTGGCAATCACGAGGCGCTGTGGACGCTCTGGGAGGTGAGCCGCGCGGGGACCCATGCCGCGGCGGCCGCGCGCCTGGGCATCACCCCTTCCGCCGTGGGACAGCAGCTCAAGGCGCTGGAGGCACGCGTGGGCGTGGCGCTGTTCGAGCGGGTGGGGCGGCGGGCCCGGCTCACGGCCGCGGGGGCGGCGCTCGTCGCGCGGCTCGGGGAGCACCTGCCCGCGCTGGACGCGGCGCTCGAGGAGGCCTCCGAGGCCCAACGCGCCGTGCGGGGCGAGGTGTCCCTGGGCGGGCCCTGGCCCTTCTTCCGGTTCTGGTTGCGTCCGCGTCTGCCGGCGTTGTTGGAGCGCCATCCGGACCTGCGCTTGAGCGTGCGCTTCGACGTGCCGAGCCTGCTCGAGCGCCGGCTGCTCGCGGGCGAGCTGGACGTGGCCCTCGTGGGGGTGCCGCCCGCGGCCCCGGGGCTGGAGGTGCGGTCGGTGGGTCAGGAGGAGTTCGTGGCCGTGGCCTCGCCCGCGCATGTGCGGCGGTGGGGCACGCCCCGCACGGCCCGGGAGTTCGCCGCCCAGCGCTTCATCGCGTTCGACGCGGACCTGGCGATGCTCGGCCCGTGGTGGCGGGCGGCCTTCGGTGCACGCGAGCCGCTGCCCACGCACGTGGTGTGCCGCATCGCCAACCTGGATGAGATGCTGGCGCTCGCCGAGGCGGGCAGTGGCATCGCGGTGCTGCCCGACTACCTGGTGGAGCCGGCGATCCGCGCGGGGCGCGTGGTGGTGCTCGCGCCGGAGTCCGGCCGGCGCTCGAGCCGGCGTCCCCGGGGGACGCTCTGGGTCGCGTGGCGCCGGGCCGCGGCGCCCACCGCGCGATTCCTCGCGGTGCGCGACTGGCTCCTGGAAGGGACTCCAGGAGCCTGA